The following proteins are encoded in a genomic region of Triticum dicoccoides isolate Atlit2015 ecotype Zavitan chromosome 1B, WEW_v2.0, whole genome shotgun sequence:
- the LOC119349645 gene encoding transcription termination factor MTERF6, chloroplastic/mitochondrial-like — translation MLRLHKYVLTQLLPSSSASTISLLLHRLISAVSPNPSSFAAEEYLVATCGLTRPQAAKASPKLSHLKSPAKPDVVLSFLAGLGLSTADVAALVAKDPKFLCAGVERTLAPVVAGLAGLGLSRSEIARVVSLAGEFFRRRSVALKLSYFLSVFGSNGDLFRVLKHNPNLLGCDLDKVVKPNVAFLRECRLDNCVIAKLCIHSRWLPAINLERLRAMATCAEGIGVPRGSGMFRRALHAVALLSQEKITAKVDYLKNTFR, via the coding sequence ATGCTCCGCCTCCACAAGTATGTCCTCACCCAACTGCTCCCTTCTTCCTCCGCCTCTACCATCTCCCTCCTTCTCCACCGCCTCATCTCCgccgtttcccccaaccctagtagCTTTGCGGCGGAGGAGTACCTCGTCGCCACCTGCGGCCTCACCCGACCACAGGCCGCCAAGGCCTCTCCGAAGCTCTCCCACCTCAAATCCCCCGCCAAGCCTGACGTGGTGCTCTCCTTCCTCGCCGGTCTCGGCCTCTCCACCGCCGAtgtcgccgccctcgtcgccaAGGACCCCAAGTTCCTCTGCGCCGGCGTGGAGAGAACCCTGGCCCCCGTCGTTGCCGGGCTCGCCGGCCTCGGCCTCTCGCGTTCTGAGATCGCGCGCGTGGTCTCGCTCGCCGGTGAGTTCTTCCGCCGCAGATCTGTCGCCTTGAAGCTATCCTACTTCCTATCAGTCTTCGGTTCCAACGGTGACCTGTTCCGGGTACTCAAGCACAACCCCAATCTCCTCGGATGCGACCTCGACAAGGTTGTCAAGCCCAACGTCGCCTTCCTCCGGGAGTGCAGGCTCGATAATTGCGTTATTGCCAAGCTGTGCATCCATTCGCGATGGCTGCCCGCCATCAACCTGGAACGCCTCCGGGCAATGGCGACATGCGCCGAAGGTATAGGTGTGCCACGTGGCTCTGGGATGTTCAGACGGGCCTTGCATGCTGTCGCACTTCTCAGCCAGGAGAAGATCACCGCCAAAGTGGACTACTTGAAGAACACGTTCAGGTGA
- the LOC119349644 gene encoding uncharacterized protein LOC119349644, translating into MLRLRGSILAHLLSSSPATSPASPLRRLLSASAVAPAISPSAGFAAEEYLVSTCGLRRELALKVSAKISHLKSPANPDAVLSFLAGLGLSTTDAAALIAKDPLFLCASVERTLAPVVVELTALGLSHSEIARLASLSGRQFRCRSIVSKLHYYLGLVGSSHTFLRVMRFCNVFSYSLERVVKPNVAFLKECGLDDCDIAWLCISTPRLLTTDPMRVQTMVTRAEDIGVPRRSGMFRRALNVVAFLSKEEITARVDYLKKTFRWTDAEVGIAVSKAPTVLGRSKESLQRRSEFLISEAGLQPAYIAQRSVILGHSLEGRLRPRYYAVKFLKENGLLRRDPSYDTIVKLTDKVFREKFIYPHKEAAPHLEEDYDAACKGEVPTNFRFT; encoded by the coding sequence ATGCTCCGGCTGCGAGGCTCCATCCTCGCCCATCTCCTCTCTTCTTCTCCAGCCACCTCTCCCGCatcccctctccgccgcctcctctctGCCTCTGCCGTAGCGCCGGCCATCTCCCCAAGCGCCGGATTCGCCGCGGAGGAGTACCTCGTCTCCACCTGCGGCCTCAGGCGAGAACTGGCCCTCAAGGTCTCCGCCAAGATCTCCCACCTCAAGTCCCCAGCTAATCCCGATGCCGTCCTCTCATTCCTCGCCGGCCTGGGTCTCTCCACCACCGACGCCGCCGCCCTCATAGCCAAGGACCCGCTTTTCCTCTGCGCCAGCGTTGAGAGGACCCTGGCGCCCGTCGTCGTCGAGCTCACCGCGCTCGGTCTGTCGCACTCTGAGATCGCGCGCCTAGCCTCACTCAGCGGCCGCCAATTCCGCTGTAGATCCATCGTCTCCAAACTGCACTACTACCTTGGCCTCGTCGGCTCCTCCCACACCTTCCTCCGGGTTATGAGGTTCTGCAATGTCTTCTCATACAGCCTCGAGAGGGTGGTCAAGCCCAATGTGGCTTTCTTGAAAGAGTGCGGGCTAGATGATTGTGATATTGCCTGGTTGTGCATCTCAACACCGAGGCTGCTCACCACCGACCCGATGCGTGTCCAGACGATGGTGACACGCGCTGAAGACATAGGTGTGCCCCGTCGCTCTGGGATGTTCAGGCGGGCTCTTAATGTTGTTGCCTTTCTCTCTAAGGAGGAGATCACAGCCAGAGTGGACTACTTAAAGAAAACGTTCAGGTGGACGGATGCTGAGGTGGGCATTGCTGTTTCGAAGGCTCCCACGGTGCTGGGAAGGTCCAAGGAATCGCTTCAGCGCAGGTCCGAGTTCCTCATCTCCGAGGCGGGCTTGCAACCGGCTTACATTGCTCAACGGTCGGTAATACTCGGTCACAGCCTGGAGGGCCGGCTCAGGCCCCGGTACTACGCTGTAAAGTTTCTCAAGGAAAATGGATTGCTCAGGCGTGACCCAAGCTACGATACAATTGTCAAGCTGACCGACAAGGTATTCAGGGAGAAATTCATATACCCTCACAAGGAAGCTGCACCACACCTCGAAGAGGACTATGATGCCGCTTGTAAAGGGGAAGTGCCGACTAATTTCAGATTCACATGA